The Natribaculum luteum genome contains the following window.
GAGTACGCCGACTGGATCGACGTGGTCGGCTACGTCCAGCAAGGTCCCGTCGGCGACGGCTGGGACTCGAGCGTCGATCCGATCGCCGACGCGGAATCCTACGAGGAAGCCGGCGGCGGCTGGACCTACCGACCCGAGACGTCACACGGACAGGTCGTCGTCGTACTCCAGCTCGACCCGCCCGCAGACGCCTACCCGGACCAGGGCGCCGACAACTCGAGCGAGAATACCGACGACGGAAACGAAAGCGACGAGAATACCGACAACTCGAGCGGGAATACCGACGGCGGGAACGAAGGCGACGAGAATACCGACGGCGGGAACACCGACGACTCGAGCGAGAATACCGACGAGGAACTGCCCGGCTTCGGCGTTCTCGTGGCGGTGGCCGCACTCGTCGTCGCGGCCCTCGCGCGAACGCGCCGTTGACGGGGCTGCTCTGCTCACCTCGAGTCGGTCGTCTCCGCTGTGAGTGTCGCCGCTCTCACGCCGTCCGCGAGAACACGATGAAAAGCGACAGGGCGATGCCAGCGACGAGGGCGATAGTCGAGTGTTTCTTCTCGTGTGAACTCGCTTCGGGGAGCAGGTGGGACGCGGAGACGTAGAGCAGGACGCCCGCGACGAACCCGAGCATGAGCCCCAGTTCGCTCTCCCCCAGCCTGCTCACCAGCGGGTAGGCGACGAACGCCCCGATCGGCGTCGTCAGCGCGGCGACGAAAAACGCGTATATCGCTGCCGTTCGTTCCGTCACGTCCCCTTTTAACAGGACGAGATACGTGATGGCCCCTTCGGCGAACTCGTGGACGACCAGCCCGGTCCCCGCCAGGATGCCGGTCAGGAGGGAGATGCTGAAGGTGACCGTGTACACCACCCCGTCGACCAGCGAGTGGATGCCGATCCCTTCCGCCGCCGTCACGCCGAACGCGAGCGTCTCCTGTCTGGTTCGATACCTGATTAGCTTGTTCGAGAAGAACATGAACAGAAATCCCACCAGCGCGCTGAATCCCGCGTTCGGACTGTTCGCCAGCGCGTTCGGTAGCGCGAGCAGCAACGGCGTCGAGACGAGGACGCCGGCGGCAAAACACATGAAGTAGGTGAGGTTTCGTTCCGCCCACTCTCGGTATCGGAAGATGGCGACGATTCCCGCGCTGTTCACGAGCGCTGCGACGAGGGCGAACCCCGCTATCCAGTAGAACTCAGTCGAAAACGCTACCATGGCCGATCGTCCCTACGCTGCCCGTACACTGTGGACGAATCGTACGACGACGGGAGAACACATAGTGGTACTGGCACTCGAGCATCTTCGGTCACTGCCGACAGAACCCGTCGGTCGACGTTACCGGGAAGAAACGGGAGACCGTGCAACGGACCAGACAGCCTCGTCGACTAGTCGTCGGTGAGCGCCTCCTCGAGTGTCTCGAACTCGAAGTCGTTGATCGGACGCGGTTCGTCTTTGACGGTCGTGATCACGAACTTCGAACTGGTCCGTCGAATCTCGTCGATCGCTTCGTAGTCCTCGACGAGCGATTCGACCATCTGGCGGCTGGTTACGTGAGAGATCACGACGAAGTCCGTATCTCCCATCGTGAAGTAGACCTGGTTGACACCCTCGATGTCGGCGAGTTTCTCGCCGACGCGATCGTGGTACCCTTCCTTGAACTCCGCCCACACCTCGGAGATCAGCGTGATCGAGAGGCCGATCTTCTCGAGGTTCATGTCCATGATGTCGTTCTCTAAGATCCCTTCCTCTCGAAGCTGGTTGAGGCGATAGTGGATCGTCGACTTCGGGATACCAGTCGCCTCCTGGAGTTTGTCGGGGCTGTTGATTCCTTCCGCTGCGATCGCCTTGAGAATACGGATGTCCTTTTCGTCCATGTGTTGTACCTGTAACGACCTCGTTTCGGCGGCCGTGACCGTTCGTCCCGTGTACGCGTGCCGCGTCGCGTATACTCGAGTTCCCCCTCGAGAGAGTCTCCCGACCGATTTGGTGAGCGCATGGAAGTCGTCGGACTCGAGCGCACGAGTGACGACGTCAGTACGCGACACTGGTCGAGGGACAGTCATAATTCTTTCCAAGGATTCGATTACTGTCTAGAACAACAGAGATCGGTCGGACGAATGTCGACGGACGTCACTGTGGGAGACGAATGGTCGGACGAGCGTCTAGACCTGTTCTCGAATCGCGTCGGTGACGATCTCCATGCCGATTTCGGCCTGTTCTTGAGTCAGGACGAGCGGCGGGATCAGCCGGAGGACGTTCCCGCGGCGGCCGGCAGACCAGACGAGCACGCCGTGTTCGTAACAGTACTGCTGGACGTCTTTGACCAGTTCCTTCCCGGTTCGGTCGTCGTCGCCGGCGAGTTCCGCGCCGGTGAACATGCCGCGACCGCGCACGTCGACGAGGAGGTCCGTCTCGTCGCCGACCGCACGCAGTTGGTCGCGCATGTACTCGCCGACGTCTCGTGCGTGAGCGAGGAGGTCGTTGTCCTGGATGTACTCGATCGCGCGGACACCGCCGATCATCGCGGGTGCGTTCCCGCGGTAGGTGCCGACGTGACCACCCGCATCCCACGTGTCGAGGTCCTCGTGGTACATCGTCCCCGACAGCGGCAGGCCGATGCCGCCGATCGCTTTGGCCATCGGCATCACGTCCGGGGTGACGTCGTACAGGTCGCTTGCGAACCACTGGCCAGTTCGTCCAAATCCAGTCTGGATCTCGTCGACGATGAGTGGAATTCCGTTGTCGTTGGCGATCTCTTTCAGTCCCGGGAGGAATCCCTCTGGCGGCGTCACGATCCCGCCTTCGCCCTGAATCGGCTCGACCCAGATGCCGGCCGGGTTGGCCATGCCGCTGTAGGGATCCTCGAGCAGTTCTCGGACGTTGTTCAGTGCCATCTCACGGGCCTCGTCGGGTGACACCCCCTGCTGCTGTGGGTAGGGGTAGGGAACGTGGTGGACGTTCGACAGCAGCGGTGCGTAGTCTTCTTTGTACTTCTTGCCGGCTGTGAGACTCAGCGCGCCCGCGCTCCCGCCGTGGTACGCGCCGCGGAAGGCGATGAGACCGTCGCCGCCGGTGTTGTACTTGGCGAGTTTGATCGTCGCCTCGATGGCGTCGCTGCCGGTCGGGCCACCGAAGACGACGCGGTTGTTGTCCGGCAGTGCTCCGGGTGCGATCTCGTTTAGCTTCTCGATGAGGTCGAGTCGCGCTTCCGTCGGAAAGTCGACGGTGTGGACGACCTTCTCGGTCTGTTCCTGGACCGCCTCGAGGACGTACGGATTCGAGTGGCCAACGTTCAGGACGCCGATACCGGCGAAAAAGTCGAGAAACGTGTTCCCGTCGGCGTCGCGCAGCGTCGCTCCCTTGGCCTCTTCGATCGCGATCGGGATCGTCTTCGGGTACGCGACGGCGTTGCTGTCGATCTCTCGCTGTCGCTCGAGTAACTCCTGGGAGTTCGGTCCGGGAATTTTCGTCTCGACGCGAGGTGCGTCGTCGAAGTGGATATCGGTTATCGGTTGCTGGTCGGCCATACTCGAACGTAATCCCCTGTATTACAAATATCTTGTTTATGGAGTTAAAACAGGGAAAACGCCTGAACTATATCCTACTATCGCTCATCCCGATACATTGTAACATAGGAGTTTCTCGAACCAGCTATCTGGTTCATTGAGTTTCAGTTCAAGGAAATTGAGATACCGTTGGAGATGATGTTTTGAGACACCTCTGAACTTCGCCAGCCACTGGCGAAGGAAGCTGTGGCGGTTCTCACAGGTGTTCGTGTGGGCATCGCCGATGACGTAGGTGTCGGAGTGGGTGACAGCCAGATGGCCGTCCACCCCCTCCTTCTCCTCGATCTCGTCGTAGATTGTGTAATCATCGGTACAGAGATGACGCTTCCATCACCGTATTCACAGCGATGTCTTCTTCGCGGCGTCTTGGAGATCCTTGCAGACGAGAAACCGAACTCGTCCGTCATCCCGACGGACGAGTGTCAACACCGGTGGTTTGTCTGATTCGAATCGTCCTCGTCCCCTTTTTTTGAGTCCGCGCTTGCGCGGACTCTGATCCTCGTCTTCGATCCCTTTCTCACCAGCTGTTACGTAGATCTCGTCAGCTTCACAGACATCGTACAGCTCAAATTCATCGATCTCCCCGCTCACATCCTGGACTTATGTGAACGAAGTTGAGAACAGCTTCGTAGTCTCGCCAAGGTCACGAGCGATCTGAGCGGTCGGCTCAGATCGCATCTCCTTGACGATATAGAACATCTCTTCCAGTTCGAAGCGATGTTGGCCGAAGATCGTGTTTGTGAGGTCGTTGAAGTACGTCTCACACCCCTTGCACCAGTACTGCTGGGCGTCTTTTCCGGTTGTTCCGCGCTTGACAACGTCGTCACTCTCGCAATGGACACACGTCACCGTCTCGCCGAAGCGGGCGAGACGGAGACGTTCAAAGCACCGCTCACGTGGTGGAAGGAACACTTGCGCAGACTTCTCGTCCATCTTGGAAGACACTTGGAGAGTAAGGAAAATTGATGTTACGACTTATCGAGATGAGCGTCCTACTATTTGGTGGTGTCTTCTACTATCGGACAATTCGTCGTTCCGTCGTCGACCGGAGCCGCGACCCGACACTCGATCAGAGCTGGATCCGAATTGCGATCTGTCGTTCATAATCCTAATTATTTATTCGTACGTTGACTTCTGCCCTAATTCTTAATACCTCTTGAGAGTGATCTTCGGAAGATGCTCGATTACGTCGATCTGGTGGTGTCCCTCTCGCAAGAGAACCGAGCCGTCCAGCATACTGCCCGGGAGCGTCCCGACGCCGACGAACGGACGTCCGGCGTCTCGAGGTCGCCTCCGGGTGAGAACCGTATCGCTACTCCTGCTCTCGCGTCACGATGACGGGCGAAGCACGAACCCCCGACACGGAGACGGGACCGCTCGAGGGGGTCACGGTTCTCGACGCCTCGCGGGTGCTCGTCGGCCCGTTCTGTACGATGCAACTCGGCGATCTCGGTGCGGAGGTAATCAAGGTCGAACGACCCGACGGCGGTGATCAGACGCGAGCGTGGCATCCTCCGACGTACGGAGACAGCGACGAGAGCGCCTACTACGTAAGCGTCAACCGGAACAAGCGGTCGATGACGCTCGATCTCTCGACCGACGAGGGGCGCGAGGTGTTCCGACAGCTCGCCGCCGAGGCGGACGTTCTCGTCGAGAACTTCCGCGTCGGGAAGATGGAAGAGTGGAGACTCGACTTCGAGACGCTGTCGGCGGATAATCCCGGTCTCATCTACTGTTCGCTGTCGGGGTACGGCGAGTGGGGACCCCACAGCGACCGGCCGGCCTACGACATCATCATGCAGGCCGAAGGCGGGCTAATGAGCATCACCGGC
Protein-coding sequences here:
- a CDS encoding ZIP family metal transporter; this translates as MVAFSTEFYWIAGFALVAALVNSAGIVAIFRYREWAERNLTYFMCFAAGVLVSTPLLLALPNALANSPNAGFSALVGFLFMFFSNKLIRYRTRQETLAFGVTAAEGIGIHSLVDGVVYTVTFSISLLTGILAGTGLVVHEFAEGAITYLVLLKGDVTERTAAIYAFFVAALTTPIGAFVAYPLVSRLGESELGLMLGFVAGVLLYVSASHLLPEASSHEKKHSTIALVAGIALSLFIVFSRTA
- a CDS encoding Lrp/AsnC family transcriptional regulator, whose amino-acid sequence is MDEKDIRILKAIAAEGINSPDKLQEATGIPKSTIHYRLNQLREEGILENDIMDMNLEKIGLSITLISEVWAEFKEGYHDRVGEKLADIEGVNQVYFTMGDTDFVVISHVTSRQMVESLVEDYEAIDEIRRTSSKFVITTVKDEPRPINDFEFETLEEALTDD
- a CDS encoding aspartate aminotransferase family protein; the encoded protein is MADQQPITDIHFDDAPRVETKIPGPNSQELLERQREIDSNAVAYPKTIPIAIEEAKGATLRDADGNTFLDFFAGIGVLNVGHSNPYVLEAVQEQTEKVVHTVDFPTEARLDLIEKLNEIAPGALPDNNRVVFGGPTGSDAIEATIKLAKYNTGGDGLIAFRGAYHGGSAGALSLTAGKKYKEDYAPLLSNVHHVPYPYPQQQGVSPDEAREMALNNVRELLEDPYSGMANPAGIWVEPIQGEGGIVTPPEGFLPGLKEIANDNGIPLIVDEIQTGFGRTGQWFASDLYDVTPDVMPMAKAIGGIGLPLSGTMYHEDLDTWDAGGHVGTYRGNAPAMIGGVRAIEYIQDNDLLAHARDVGEYMRDQLRAVGDETDLLVDVRGRGMFTGAELAGDDDRTGKELVKDVQQYCYEHGVLVWSAGRRGNVLRLIPPLVLTQEQAEIGMEIVTDAIREQV